The genomic window AGCCGTAGGGCAGCTGGCCGTCGTGGAAGCCGGGCGCGAACGCGATGTCCGATTTGGGACCGTCGCTGTAGACGCAGTGCGCGGCCGTGATCACCAGGTCCCCGGCGGAGCTGTGCACCACCGAGGCGCTGCAGAAGTGGCTGGAGACACCGGAATCCGGCCGGTACAGGACCCCGGCCACCGCGGTGCCGCCGAACGGCTTCCCGCTCGGCGAGCTCGACGGCTGGTCCGGGGTGTCGACCGTGGAGCCGGGCCCGGCGGCCGCGGCCGCCGCGGCGGTGCTCGTCGCGGTGCTGACGGTCGGCTCGGGGGTGACGCTGCCGGGCTGGGCGGTGCTGGTGACGCTGGCCGTCGCCGCGGCCGGCGGGACCGCGGCCGCGGGAGCCGCGGCGGCGTGCGTGCTCGCCGAGGTCGAGGGGCTGCTGGTCGCGGCCACCGGGGACGGCGAGGACTCCGCGGCCCCCTCGGCGGTCATCGCGCCGGCGGACTCCGGCGTGCTGAAGGCGGTGCCGAGCATCCCGGCGATCACCACGATCCCGGCCGCCCCGGCGGCCAGCGCCGCTCTGCGGGCTCGAGCACGCTTGCGGGCCTGCGCACGCTGACGCATGCGCGCGACCCGCGACAGTCGGCCGGGAACCTCCATCGGCGTCACCCTCCGCTCACCTCCGACCTGTCCGTCGGCCGAGCGGCCGTTCCGGTGTCACTTTGCCGCCTGGCGCGTAAGCCGGAGATACAGATGCAGATCTTCCAACGACCGCTACCGATCTTCTCCCACAGATACCGATCTTCGTCATGCAGATCCAGATCTTCGTCCGACAGGTACAGATCACCACGGAATCGAAGCCGCCGCCTCGGTGCCGAGCTGGTCCGACCAATGAACCTCCAGCACCTGAGCGAGCGATGAAGGACCGGCGGGACTGCGCCGAACGGGCAACGATCCGCCGACCGGGTGAAGGTGGCGGATCGCTTGGTGATGGGGGCGGTGTTCCACGAGATCACGTATGCCCAGCGACTTAAGTCTTAAGCCGAGGTGTCGCTCGGGTGCAGGTCAGGCCGGTTCGCGACGCCGCGGCCTCACCACACCCGGATCACGCTGTCGGTGCCGAAGGTCGGCGAGGTGGCGTCCGCGGGCGCCTGCTTCAGCGGCTCGTCGATCTCCGCGGTGGTCGGGCCGACCGCCGCCGCGACCGGGTCGAGCGCGGCGAGGTCGAATCCGTAGACCCGGGCCGCGTTGCCGCCGACGATCGCGGCGATCTCCGCGTGCGGCAGGCCGGCGAAGGAGTTGCGCAGCGCCTCGCGCGAGTACGGGAAGGTGCCCTCGTCGTGCGGGTAGTCACCGCCCCACATCAGCTTCTCCAGCCCGATGGCATGCCGGAGCGGCACCTCGTCGGGCCGCATGAAGGAGGCGCCGAGGTAGAAGTTCCGCTTCCAGTACTCGCTCGGCGCCAGGCCGACCGCCTCGGCGATCCCGGCGCCGAACCGGCTCTCGGCGGTGACCGCGCCGGCGTCATGCATCACCGAGCTCATCCGGCGCACCAGCGCGCGGTGGTAGTAGTCGAGCATCTCCAGGACGCCGGGCACCCAGCCGGAACCCTGCTCGGTGAGCACGAACTTGAGGCGGGGGTGGCGTTTGAAGGCGCCGCCGTAGATCAGGTGCCACAGCGCGCGGTGCGCGAACCAGGTGATCTCCATCATGAAGACCGCGCGACCGGCCGGCTCCTGGCCGATCTCCGGGGACGCCGAGCCCGCGTGGTGGTTGATCGGCATGTCGAGCTCTTCGCAGACCGCCCACAGCGGTTCGTAGACGTCCGAGTACAGCTGCGGGACCGACGTCCCCGGCGGCGTCCCGGGCAGCAGGACGCCGCCGAACAGGCCGTGCTCGCGGGCCCAGCGGACTTCGCCGACCGCGTCGTCCATGTCGCCGAGCAGGACCTGGCAGGTGCCGGCGCGGCGGCCGGGGGTCTGCGCGCAGAAGTCGGCCATCCAGCGGTTGTGGGCGCGCAGGCCGGCCCAGCGGAGTTCGTACTCTTCGGCGCTCGGCTGCTGCGCGCCGAGCGACATGCTCGGGTAGAAGGGCGGGATGGTGTTGGGGAACAGCACTTCGGCGACGATGCCGTCGCGCTCCAGGTCGGCCTGGCGGCGTGCGGAGTCCCAGTTGCGCTCGGCGTCGCCGTGCAGGAGGTCTTCGTAGGGGTTCACGTACGCCGCGGCCCACGCGTCGAACTCGTCGTGGTACCTCGACTCCAGATAGGGCCGGTAGTCCAGCAGGTCGGCGCCGGCGTGGCCGTCGGCGGAGATGACGGTGTACCGCGCTGCGCCATCGGTGTTCCCGGTCATCACGACACCTCCGGTCCGACGCCCTCGGTGCGGTGGCCGCCGAGGGTGGCGCCGTAGCCGATGACCGGGAAGTCGTTGCCGGTGAGCCAGTGCCGGCCGACCTCGCGGGCGGCAGCCCAGCCGGCCGCCTCGTCGCCGGACTGGCCGAGGTCGCTCGGCCGCAGGTTGACGCGCTCGGCGACGGGCTGGAGCTTGGCGAGGTCGAACCCGTACACCTCGGCGGCGGCCAGGCCGAGCATCCGGCGCGTCTCGTCGACCGGGAGGTCGTGGAACGTGGTCCTGAGCCATTTCCTCGAGTTCGGCCAGGTGCCCTCGGGATGCGGGAAGTCGTTCCCCCACAGCATGTTGTCGATCCCGATCTCGTACCGGTGCGCCAGCTCGCGGCGCTTGGTGTTGGTCGCGCCGATGAAGCAGTTGCGGTCGAAGTACTCGCTCGGCGGCCGCTTCACCTCCTCGAACGGCGTGAGCTTGGCGGCGGCGTGCGCGCCGAGGAACAGCCGGTCCATGAACCACAGCAGGTTCGGCGCCCACCAGCAGCCGGCCTCGGTGACGCCGAACTTCAGACCCGGGAAGCGCTCGAACACCCCGGACCAGATCAGGAACCAGATCGGCCGGGCCGGCCACCAGGTCACCTCAGAGACGTAGATACCCAGGTGGTCGCCGTACTCGTCGCGCGGGGCCACGCCGGAGTGGGTCGCGACCGGCATCTGGAGCTCTTCGCAGGCCGCCCAGACCGGGTCGTAGCGGCGGTCGTGATACGGCGCCTTGTCCTCCCACATCGCCGGGATCATCACCGCCCCGAGCCCGGAGTCCCTGGCCCGGCGGATCTCGGCGACCGCGGCGTCCACGTCGCCGGTGATCGGCACCAGGGCCACGCCGCGGCGCCGCTCCGGCGAGTGCGCGCACAGCTCGGCCAGCCAGCGATTGTGCGCGCGAGCCCCGACCAGCGCCAGCTCCTGGTCCAGGCCGCCGGAGAAGGTCAGGCCGACGCCGAAGGGCGCGGCGGTGGTGGACTCCACGGCGTCGGCGTCCGGGAAGATCACCTCGGCGGTCACGCCGTCGGCGTCGAGCTCCTTGTCGCGCTGCGCGGAGTCCCAGCCGCCGCGCAGGCCTTCTTCGTGTTCCTCGAACCAGTTCCGGGCGAACTCGGGGTTGCGGACGCCGAGCTTGGTCGCGGCCTCGACGCGGGCCGCCTGCTCGGCCAGGAAGTCGTCGAAAGCCGGGTGGTACTTGGCTTCGATGTAGGTGCGGTACTCCTCGGTCGGCAGGCCGGCGTGGCAGTCGGAGGAGATGACGACGTAGGGGCTGTTGTCGAGCTCTGGCATGGGTCTTTTCTCCTCAGTCGAGGATGAACTTTTCGAGGTATCCCGGGTTCGAGCGCTCCAGCAT from Catenulispora sp. EB89 includes these protein-coding regions:
- a CDS encoding serine protease codes for the protein MEVPGRLSRVARMRQRAQARKRARARRAALAAGAAGIVVIAGMLGTAFSTPESAGAMTAEGAAESSPSPVAATSSPSTSASTHAAAAPAAAVPPAAATASVTSTAQPGSVTPEPTVSTATSTAAAAAAAGPGSTVDTPDQPSSSPSGKPFGGTAVAGVLYRPDSGVSSHFCSASVVHSSAGDLVITAAHCVYSDGPKSDIAFAPGFHDGQLPYGSWTVTKVVVSQNWQSSNDPDEDVAFLQVAPNSSGASLESVTGADQIAFSQGFGMPVTVPAYPQGSDTPITCVSPAKKFSATQTEWDCRGYPDGTSGAPFLTNVDASGEKGTVIGVIGGYQQGGDTPDISYSAYFGSAVQALYQSASS
- a CDS encoding amidohydrolase family protein: MTGNTDGAARYTVISADGHAGADLLDYRPYLESRYHDEFDAWAAAYVNPYEDLLHGDAERNWDSARRQADLERDGIVAEVLFPNTIPPFYPSMSLGAQQPSAEEYELRWAGLRAHNRWMADFCAQTPGRRAGTCQVLLGDMDDAVGEVRWAREHGLFGGVLLPGTPPGTSVPQLYSDVYEPLWAVCEELDMPINHHAGSASPEIGQEPAGRAVFMMEITWFAHRALWHLIYGGAFKRHPRLKFVLTEQGSGWVPGVLEMLDYYHRALVRRMSSVMHDAGAVTAESRFGAGIAEAVGLAPSEYWKRNFYLGASFMRPDEVPLRHAIGLEKLMWGGDYPHDEGTFPYSREALRNSFAGLPHAEIAAIVGGNAARVYGFDLAALDPVAAAVGPTTAEIDEPLKQAPADATSPTFGTDSVIRVW
- a CDS encoding amidohydrolase family protein, encoding MPELDNSPYVVISSDCHAGLPTEEYRTYIEAKYHPAFDDFLAEQAARVEAATKLGVRNPEFARNWFEEHEEGLRGGWDSAQRDKELDADGVTAEVIFPDADAVESTTAAPFGVGLTFSGGLDQELALVGARAHNRWLAELCAHSPERRRGVALVPITGDVDAAVAEIRRARDSGLGAVMIPAMWEDKAPYHDRRYDPVWAACEELQMPVATHSGVAPRDEYGDHLGIYVSEVTWWPARPIWFLIWSGVFERFPGLKFGVTEAGCWWAPNLLWFMDRLFLGAHAAAKLTPFEEVKRPPSEYFDRNCFIGATNTKRRELAHRYEIGIDNMLWGNDFPHPEGTWPNSRKWLRTTFHDLPVDETRRMLGLAAAEVYGFDLAKLQPVAERVNLRPSDLGQSGDEAAGWAAAREVGRHWLTGNDFPVIGYGATLGGHRTEGVGPEVS